A stretch of Mastomys coucha isolate ucsf_1 unplaced genomic scaffold, UCSF_Mcou_1 pScaffold3, whole genome shotgun sequence DNA encodes these proteins:
- the Dnajb12 gene encoding dnaJ homolog subfamily B member 12 isoform X2, whose protein sequence is MESNKDEAERCISIALKAIQSNQPERALRFLEKAQRLYPTPRVSALIESLNQKPQSSGDQPQPTDTTHTTTNKTGRTETPSANGEAGGGESAKGYTSEQVAAVKRVKQCKDYYEILGVSRSASDEDLKKAYRKLALKFHPDKNHAPGATEAFKAIGTAYAVLSNPEKRKQYDQFGDDKSQAARHGHSHGDFHRGFEADISPEDLFNMFFGGGFPSSNVHVYSNGRMRYTYQQRQDRRDNQGDGGLGVFVQLMPILILILVSALSQLMVSSPPYSLSPRPSVGHIHKRVTDHLNVAYYVADTFSEEYTGSSLKTVERNVEDDYIANLRNNCWKEKQQKEGLLYRARYFGDTDMYHRAQKMGTPSCSRLSETMKSLENFW, encoded by the exons ATGGAATCCAACAAGGATGAAGCCGAGCGCTGTATCAGCATCGCCCTCAAGGCCATCCAAAGCAACCAGCCCGAACGGGCGCTGCGCTTCCTGGAGAAGGCTCAGCGGCTGTACCCGACGCCACGAGTCAGCG CTCTGATCGAGTCCCTCAATCAAAAACCACAGTCCTCTGGTGATCAACCTCAACCCACAGACACAACCCATACCACCACCAACAAGACAGGCCGGACCGAAACCCCCTCGGCCAACGGCGAGGCCGGAGGAGGAGAGAGCGCCAAGGGCTATACCTCAGAGCAGGTGGCTGCTGTGAAAAG GGTCAAGCAGTGTAAAGATTACTATGAGATCCTTGGGGTGAGCAGAAGTGCCTCAGACGAGGACCTAAAGAAGGCCTACCGCAAACTGGCCCTCAAGTTCCATCCCGACAAGAACCACGCGCCTGGGGCCACCGAAGCTTTCAAGG CTATTGGCACAGCGTATGCGGTACTCAGCAACCCGGAGAAGAGGAAACAGTACGACCAGTTTGGTGATGACAAGAGCCAGGCCGCCCGGCATGGCCACAGCCACGGGGACTTCCACCGAGGCTTTGAAGCCGACATCTCCCCGGAAGACCTCTTTAACATGTTCTTCGGTGGTGGCTTTCCTTCCA GTAATGTCCACGTCTACAGCAATGGCCGAATGCGATACACCTACCAGCAAAGGCAGGATCGCAGAGACAACCAGGGTGAT GGCGGGCTAGGAGTATTCGTCCAGCTGATgcccatcctcatcctcatccttgTGTCAGCGCTCAGCCAGCTCATGGTGTCCAGTCCACCCTACAGCCTGAGCCCGAGACC GTCAGTGGGCCATATCCACAAGCGAGTCACTGACCACCTGAACGTCGCCTACTATGTGGCTGACACCTTCTCTGAGGAGTACACAGGCTCCAGCCTCAAAACAGTTGAACGGAACGTGGAAGACGATTATATCGCCAACCTCCGGAACAACTGCTGGAAAGAGAAGCAACAGA AGGAAGGCTTGCTGTACCGAGCCCGCTACTTTGGTGACACGGACATGTACCACAGAGCACAGAAGATGGGCACCCCAAGTTGCAGTCGGCTGTCAGAG acTATGAAATCCCTGGAGAATTTTTGGTGA
- the Dnajb12 gene encoding dnaJ homolog subfamily B member 12 isoform X1, whose amino-acid sequence MESNKDEAERCISIALKAIQSNQPERALRFLEKAQRLYPTPRVSALIESLNQKPQSSGDQPQPTDTTHTTTNKTGRTETPSANGEAGGGESAKGYTSEQVAAVKRVKQCKDYYEILGVSRSASDEDLKKAYRKLALKFHPDKNHAPGATEAFKAIGTAYAVLSNPEKRKQYDQFGDDKSQAARHGHSHGDFHRGFEADISPEDLFNMFFGGGFPSSNVHVYSNGRMRYTYQQRQDRRDNQGDGGLGVFVQLMPILILILVSALSQLMVSSPPYSLSPRPSVGHIHKRVTDHLNVAYYVADTFSEEYTGSSLKTVERNVEDDYIANLRNNCWKEKQQKEGLLYRARYFGDTDMYHRAQKMGTPSCSRLSEVQASLHG is encoded by the exons ATGGAATCCAACAAGGATGAAGCCGAGCGCTGTATCAGCATCGCCCTCAAGGCCATCCAAAGCAACCAGCCCGAACGGGCGCTGCGCTTCCTGGAGAAGGCTCAGCGGCTGTACCCGACGCCACGAGTCAGCG CTCTGATCGAGTCCCTCAATCAAAAACCACAGTCCTCTGGTGATCAACCTCAACCCACAGACACAACCCATACCACCACCAACAAGACAGGCCGGACCGAAACCCCCTCGGCCAACGGCGAGGCCGGAGGAGGAGAGAGCGCCAAGGGCTATACCTCAGAGCAGGTGGCTGCTGTGAAAAG GGTCAAGCAGTGTAAAGATTACTATGAGATCCTTGGGGTGAGCAGAAGTGCCTCAGACGAGGACCTAAAGAAGGCCTACCGCAAACTGGCCCTCAAGTTCCATCCCGACAAGAACCACGCGCCTGGGGCCACCGAAGCTTTCAAGG CTATTGGCACAGCGTATGCGGTACTCAGCAACCCGGAGAAGAGGAAACAGTACGACCAGTTTGGTGATGACAAGAGCCAGGCCGCCCGGCATGGCCACAGCCACGGGGACTTCCACCGAGGCTTTGAAGCCGACATCTCCCCGGAAGACCTCTTTAACATGTTCTTCGGTGGTGGCTTTCCTTCCA GTAATGTCCACGTCTACAGCAATGGCCGAATGCGATACACCTACCAGCAAAGGCAGGATCGCAGAGACAACCAGGGTGAT GGCGGGCTAGGAGTATTCGTCCAGCTGATgcccatcctcatcctcatccttgTGTCAGCGCTCAGCCAGCTCATGGTGTCCAGTCCACCCTACAGCCTGAGCCCGAGACC GTCAGTGGGCCATATCCACAAGCGAGTCACTGACCACCTGAACGTCGCCTACTATGTGGCTGACACCTTCTCTGAGGAGTACACAGGCTCCAGCCTCAAAACAGTTGAACGGAACGTGGAAGACGATTATATCGCCAACCTCCGGAACAACTGCTGGAAAGAGAAGCAACAGA AGGAAGGCTTGCTGTACCGAGCCCGCTACTTTGGTGACACGGACATGTACCACAGAGCACAGAAGATGGGCACCCCAAGTTGCAGTCGGCTGTCAGAGGTGCAGGCCTCCCTGCATGGATAG